A single genomic interval of Armigeres subalbatus isolate Guangzhou_Male chromosome 1, GZ_Asu_2, whole genome shotgun sequence harbors:
- the LOC134213168 gene encoding sin3 histone deacetylase corepressor complex component SDS3, with protein sequence MSTSSSSHHPFGHLNHNNNNSLGGGASANHSGVQPLHNNLQPPQLQHPADFEEFDDVDNEQTQQQQEHLFDDDDNMDDSDQDTEEASETELGSSGNHRNMDEPVEIKEQMYQDKLASLKKQLDELRAGTHPEYVRRVKKLEHQYNERIRLNEIYREYLISCVERDYILEKNAAVKEYEEKKNDLQENLVTDFEDRRKMIESERATMELTGDSIDVKPTVTRKLRRRPNEPLPVPEKRRKPTTGQLVLLLDEKEVENDLKLISRGKAVHAIRNHTNSTSTAGNGSSSQIVNNVPLNNLSSPINSYQLNSSNSTPVNTGVASSSNDISIAALPSSNLNPINPNHTPSGPNASIGSASHSQNLNQNNHQSQLQPAQLQQQPPVPQPGGQQSSNSNLSQNQQQPPQQQQQQVQPPQQPPLVETKIEDGKLLYERRWFHRGQPVYVEGKDIPRFSANISAIGSEAIWVKKTSDGQKVRIFTNQLSRGKVSIKRRAN encoded by the exons ATGTCTACGTCGTCCTCGTCCCATCATCCGTTTGGTCATCTGAACCACAATAACAACAACAGTCTCGGTGGAGGCGCTTCTGCCAACCATAGCGGCGTTCAACCGCTTCATAACAACCTACAGCCTCCTCAGCTCCAGCATCCGGCGGACTTTGAAGAGTTCGACGATGTGGACAATGAGCAAACGCAGCAGCAGCAGGAACATCTGTTCGACGACGATGACAATATGGACGATAGCGATCAAG ACACGGAGGAAGCGAGTGAGACGGAGTTGGGCTCGAGCGGTAACCATCGGAACATGGACGAACCAGTCGAGATCAAGGAACA AATGTATCAAGACAAGCTGGCATCGTTGAAGAAGCAACTGGATGAGCTGCGCGCCGGAACACATCCGGAGTACGTTCGACGGGTGAAAAAACTGGAGCATCAATATAACGAACGGATTCGTTTGAACGAGATCTACCGGGAGTATTTGATCAGTTGCGTTGAGCGTGACTACATCCTAGAGAAGAATGCCGCGGTGAAGGAGTACGAGGAGAAGAAAAATGATTTGCAGGAGAATCTGGTGACGGACTTCGAGGACCGCCGTAAGATGATTGAGAGCGAACGCGCCACAATGGAGCTAACTGGAGATTCGATCGACGTCAAACCGACAGTAACGCGAAAGCTCCGTCGTCGACCAAACGAGCCACTTCCCGTTCCGGAGAAACGTCGTAAGCCAACGACAGGCCAGTTGGTTCTGCTGCTGGACGAGAAGGAAGTCGAGAATGACCTTAAACTGATCAGCCGCGGCAAAGCGGTGCATGCCATTCGGAATCATACTAACAGCACATCCACTGCCGGTAACGGAAGCTCCAGTCAGATCGTTAATAACGTCCCACTGAACAATCTGTCCAGCCCGATCAACAGTTATCAATTGAACAGTAGCAACAGCACTCCGGTAAATACTGGCGTCGCTTCCAGCTCCAATGACATTAGTATTGCCGCACTTCCCTCCTCAAACCTGAACCCCATCAACCCGAACCACACCCCGTCGGGACCGAACGCATCAATAGGAAGCGCCAGTCACAGTCAGAACCTCAACCAAAACAATCACCAATCTCAACTGCAACCAGCACAGCTGCAGCAGCAACCGCCTGTTCCACAACCTGGCGGTCAGCAGTCATCAAATTCGAACCTATCACAAAACCAACAGCAGCCAccgcagcaacagcagcagcaggttCAACCCCCGCAACAACCACCACTGGTGGAAACCAAAATCGAGGACGGAAAGCTGCTCTACGAGCGGCGCTGGTTCCACCGGGGCCAGCCGGTCTACGTCGAGGGCAAGGACATTCCGCGCTTCTCGGCTAACATCTCCGCCATTGGCAGCGAGGCCATCTGGGTCAAGAAAACGTCCGACGGCCAGAAGGTGCGCATCTTCACCAACCAGCTCAGCCGCGGCAAGGTTTCCATCAAGCGGCGCGCCAACTGA
- the LOC134213176 gene encoding small ribosomal subunit protein eS10B, producing MFMPKAHRVAIYEYLFKEGVLVAQKDFYAPKHPELETIPNLHVIKTMQSLKSKNFVKEQFAWRHYYWYLTNEGIEYLRSYLHLPPEIVPSTLKRAARSEPQRARATAGPRSGDGPKGGEDRQSYRRTQQSGGPDKKGDVGAGAGDLEFRGPFGRGSKPQ from the exons ATGTTTATGCCAAAAGCCCATCGCGTCGCCATCTACGAGTACCTCTTCAAGGAGGGAGTTCTCGTAGCCCAGAAGGACTTCTATGCTCCTAAGCACCCGGAGCTGGAAACCATCCCGAACCTGCACGTCATCAAGACGATGCAGTCGCTGAAGTCGAAGAACTTCGTCAAGGAGCAGTTCGCCTGGCGCCACTACTACTGGTATCTGACCAACGAGGGCATTGAGTACCTGCGGTCGTACCTGCATCTGCCCCCGGAGATTGTGCCGTCGACGCTGAAGCGCGCTGCCCGTTCGGAGCCTCAGCGTGCCCGTGCCACCGCTGGACCCCGTTCCGGCGATGGTCCCAAGGGAGGCGAAGACCGACAGAGCTACCGCCGCACCCAGCAGTCCGGAGGTCCAGACAAGAAGGGGGATGTCGGTGCCGGAGCCGGAGATCTCGAATTC cgTGGTCCATTCGGACGTGGATCGAAGCCGCAGTAA